The Sulfurihydrogenibium azorense Az-Fu1 genome contains the following window.
AAAGAGGCAGAAATCCAAATATAGTCATCTCCAGAAAACAAGCCCTGATAGAAGAAAAAGAGTTAGAAAAAGAAAAGATACTATCGCTGTTAAAAGAAGGTCAAAAAGTAAAAGCAAAAGTTGTAAAAGTACAACCAAACGGTGCTGTTTTATCAATAGAAGATGTTTTATACGGATTTTTGCCAAAAAGTGAGATATCTTGGGACAAAAGTAGAAAAGTAGAAGAAGTTTTAAAAGTAGGTGATGAGGTTGAAGTTGTTGTAAAAGAGATAAAAGATAAAAAGCCTATTCTATCCTTAAAACTCTTAGAAGGTAATCCTTGGGATAAGTTTGATAAAAACATTGGTGATGTTGTAGAGGTAAAGATTAAAGATATAAACAAAGGTGGATTAGTTGTTGATTTAGGACTACTGGAAGGCTTTATACCTAACTCAGAGATATCCCACTTTGATTACGTAAAAGCTAAAAAGAATCTAAAAGTAGGTGATACAGTAGTAGCTAAAATATTTGAAATAGATAAAGAAAAAGGTAAAGTAAAGTTAAGTATAAAACAAGCTCAAGAAAATCCTTTAGAGAAGTTTTTAAAAGAAAATCCGGTAGGTAGCGTAATACAGGCAAAAGTAAAAGATGTAAAACAAAAGGTTGCTTTTGTTGATTTAGGAGATATAGAAGGTATAGTAAAACTTCAAGATGTAACAGACAATCCTTCTATTAAATCAATTTCCTCTCTGTTAAAAGAAGATAAAACCTATAGATTTAAAGTTTTAGGAATTGAAAAAGATAAAGTAGTCCTTGGGATTAAGCAGCTTTTAGATGATGCATTTAACGATTTTGTCTCAAAACACAAAGTTGGAGATGTTGTTAAAGGTAAAGTTAAAAAACTTATAGAAAAAGGTGCTTTCGTTGACATAACTGATGAGATAGAAGGTTTTATACCTGTATCTGAGATATCGAAAGAAAGAATAAAGATACCAAGTGATAAACTTTCTCTACACCAAGAAGTAGAAGCAAAAATTATAAAAATAGACACTCAAAATAAAAAGATAACTTTAAGTATAAAGCAGCTAATCTTAGACCAAGAAAAGAAAGCACTGGAAGAAGAAAAGAAAAGACAAGAGGAAGAAAAGAAAAAAGCTGAAGAAGAAGCTAAAAGAAAACTTTTAGAAAAATTATCTCAAAAAGAAGAGAAGAAAGAACCTCAAGGAGAAGGATTAGGAACACTGGGAGAATTAATAAGGAAAAAACTTATGGAGAGAGAAGGTAAATGATAATTGATTTACTTATTTTAGCTGTAGGGATAGTATTTGTCTTAGCAGCTGCAGAACTTTTTACCAACGGTATAGAAACACTTGGTCATAGGTTGCAAGTTTCAAAAAATTTTACAGGAAGTGTTTTGGCAGCTGTAGGAACGGCTCTTCCTGAAACACTTATACCAATTATTGCTATAATCTTTTTTGCGGGAAACAAGGGACATGATATAGGTGTAGGTGCAATTTTAGGAGCTCCCTTTATGCTTTCTACTTTAGCTTTTCCGTTGATAGGTTTAACCGTTATTGTTGGATACCTGTTAAAGAAAAGGAGTATATCTTTACATGCGGAAACTACAGGACTTAGAAGGGATTTAACATTTTTCTTGTTTGCATACTCTATAGCTTTATTCGTTGTTCCTTTTGAAAGTCATTTTGTAAGGATTTTAACTGCAGTATTTTTATTGGTTTTATATGTGGTTTACGTTTTCCAAACGTTAAAAGGTGAAAGTGAGGATATGGAAGCTACAGAGCATCTATTCTTTGCACCAAAAAATCCTCACCCTCCTATGTGGGTAATAGTATTTCAGGTTGTGTTTTCTTTAGTTATAATGATTGCTGGAGCTCATCTGTTTGTCCACGGGATAGAAAAGATTAGTTTGGCTTTTGGTTTAGACCCACTTATATTTTCTCTGTTAATAGCACCTATTGCTACAGAACTTCCAGAAAAGATAAACAGTATTACGTGGGTTTGGAGAGGAAAAGATACTTTGGCAACAGGTAACGTTGCAGGAGCTATGGTATTCCAAAGTACTATACCTGTTAGTTTTGGAATAGTGTTTACGGACTGGAATATAACAGGATTGGCACTAATATCTGGTATATTTGCTATATTTTCTGCATTTTTAGTTTTAACTGTATCTTACATTAATAGAAAGTACTTTGCTTACGGATTTTCCTCAGGGATTGTATTTTTTATAGCATACCTTTATTTAGTTTTAAATGGAGTAAATTAAACTATGGATTTGGATAGAGAGCTGCAAAACTTATCAGACCAGATAGAAGTGCTAAGAGAAAGAATAAAAAACGGAGAGCATCATCTTATAGATGAACTTGTAAAACTTAGAAAGACTTTT
Protein-coding sequences here:
- a CDS encoding S1 RNA-binding domain-containing protein; translated protein: MNEFEKLMEESKESGFYSKNQKIKGKVVKVTEDKVFVDIGQKIEAVLNRNEDQDVEEGQEIEAVFTGKRDKDGYFILSRRGIVNKEKLQKLKDAFENKKKVKATILSKQDKGYTVSVEGFRGFMPLSESSLKRDENLPEGFTFEAYIVKFEERGRNPNIVISRKQALIEEKELEKEKILSLLKEGQKVKAKVVKVQPNGAVLSIEDVLYGFLPKSEISWDKSRKVEEVLKVGDEVEVVVKEIKDKKPILSLKLLEGNPWDKFDKNIGDVVEVKIKDINKGGLVVDLGLLEGFIPNSEISHFDYVKAKKNLKVGDTVVAKIFEIDKEKGKVKLSIKQAQENPLEKFLKENPVGSVIQAKVKDVKQKVAFVDLGDIEGIVKLQDVTDNPSIKSISSLLKEDKTYRFKVLGIEKDKVVLGIKQLLDDAFNDFVSKHKVGDVVKGKVKKLIEKGAFVDITDEIEGFIPVSEISKERIKIPSDKLSLHQEVEAKIIKIDTQNKKITLSIKQLILDQEKKALEEEKKRQEEEKKKAEEEAKRKLLEKLSQKEEKKEPQGEGLGTLGELIRKKLMEREGK
- a CDS encoding sodium:calcium antiporter, which produces MIIDLLILAVGIVFVLAAAELFTNGIETLGHRLQVSKNFTGSVLAAVGTALPETLIPIIAIIFFAGNKGHDIGVGAILGAPFMLSTLAFPLIGLTVIVGYLLKKRSISLHAETTGLRRDLTFFLFAYSIALFVVPFESHFVRILTAVFLLVLYVVYVFQTLKGESEDMEATEHLFFAPKNPHPPMWVIVFQVVFSLVIMIAGAHLFVHGIEKISLAFGLDPLIFSLLIAPIATELPEKINSITWVWRGKDTLATGNVAGAMVFQSTIPVSFGIVFTDWNITGLALISGIFAIFSAFLVLTVSYINRKYFAYGFSSGIVFFIAYLYLVLNGVN